A stretch of the Medicago truncatula cultivar Jemalong A17 chromosome 5, MtrunA17r5.0-ANR, whole genome shotgun sequence genome encodes the following:
- the LOC11410642 gene encoding uncharacterized protein isoform X2 encodes MGLEKSRENKMLGLRFTPRHNRSNSLPDNKKRVEGDNPDNHVEAFDRVKMILQLERRLQDQFEVRSTLEKALGNRSSSLVHSNEKMMPKPATELIKEIAVLELEVVYLEQHLLSLYRKAFDKKLSSASPSTKEETVKHSPTTPEAPFVKPSMPEVLTKTECSTLQYNDHDELETLQNEHSRYEHQSLRKENDLDSRVYRCHSSLSQCTTFTRASLPEESLTKSLRTCHSQPLSMMEYIENSSNIISLAEHLGTRISDHVPVEPNKLSEDMVKCISAIYCKLADPPMIHPGLSSPSSSLSSASGFSIGDQGDMWSPRFKNNNSSFDVSLDNPFHVEGLKEFSGPYSTMVEISWIYKENQKSGDTKKLLQNYKSLISRLEEVDPGKLEHEEKLAFWINIHNALVMHAFLAYGIPQNNMKRVFLLLKAAYKVGGYTVSADTIQNTILRCRMSRPGQWLRLFFSSKTKFKTGDGRQAYALEHLEPLSHFALCSGNHSDPAVRAYTPKRVFQDLEVAKDEYIRATLGVRKDQKILLPKLVESFAKDSDLCPSGVMDMILEPLPESLRKRVKKCQIPKSKKCIEWIPHNFNFRYLISKDVLK; translated from the exons ATGGGACTTGAAAAGagtagagaaaataaaatgttaggACTTAGATTTACTCCAAGGCACAACCGTTCAAACag TCTTCCTGATAATAAGAAAAGAGTTGAAGGGGATAATCCAGATAATCATGTTGAGGCCTTTGATAGAGTGAAGATG ATTCTACAACTAGAGAGAAGATTACAGGACCAGTTTGAGGTTAGATCCACTTTAGAAAAGGCACTTGGAAACAGATCTTCATCACTAGTCCATTCAAATGAAAAGATGATGCCTAAG CCAGCCACAGAACTGATTAAGGAAATTGCAGTGTTAGAGTTGGAGGTTGTGTATTTAGAACAACATCTTCTCTCCTTGTACAGAAAAGCTTTCGATAAAAAATTATCTTCGGCATCTCCATCTACCAAGGAGGAAACTGTAAAACATTCTCCGACAACACCTGAAGCACCATTTGTCAAACCTTCTATGCCTGAGGTCTTAACCAAAACTGAATGTTCTACGCTACAATATAACGACCATGATGAGCTCGAGACTTTGCAAAATGAACATAGTAGATATGAACATCAGAGTTTGAGGAAAGAAAATGACTTAGATTCTCGTGTTTATCGTTGTCATTCGTCATTATCACAGTGTACAACATTTACAAGAGCATCTCTTCCAGAAGAATCTTTAACGAAATCTCTGCGCACTTGTCATTCGCAGCCATTGTCCATGATGGAG TATATCGAAAACTCATCAAATATAATCAGTCTGGCTGAACATCTCGGTACGCGAATATCTGATCATGTTCCGGTGGAACCAAATAAACTTTCTGAGGATATGGTAAAATGCATATCAGCTATATATTGCAAGCTTGCAGACCCTCCTATGATACATCCTGGCCTTTCATCTCCCAGTTCGTCATTGTCCTCAGCGAGCGGCTTTTCTATTGGAGATCAAGGTGATATGTGGAGTCCAAGGTTCAAGAATAATAACTCCTCTTTTGATGTAAGTTTAGACAATCCTTTCCATGTTGAAGGACTCAAGGAGTTTAGTGGACCATACAGCACCATGGTTGAAATATCATGGATTTATAAAGAGAATCAGAAATCAGGTGATACAAAAAAGTTGCTTCAAAATTACAA GTCACTTATTTCTCGATTAGAAGAAGTAGATCCGGGAAAGTTGGAGCATGAGGAGAAGCTAGCTTTCTGGATCAACATACACAATGCATTGGTGATGCAT GCATTTTTGGCTTATGGCATTCCACAAAACAATATGAAAAGAGTATTTCTTCTTTTGAAG GCTGCATATAAAGTTGGAGGTTATACAGTTAGTGCAGACACAATACAAAATACTATACTTAGGTGTCGAATGTCTCGCCCTGGACAG TGGCTAcggttgtttttttcttcaaagacAAAATTCAAAACAGGAGATGGACGACAAGCATATGCATTGGAACATCTTGAGCCACTTTCACACTTTGCTCTATGTTCAGGAAACCATTCTGATCCAGCG GTACGTGCATATACACCAAAGAGGGTGTTTCAAGATCTAGAAGTAGCGAAAGACGAGTACATTCGAGCTACTTTAGGCGTACGAAAGGACCAAAAAATACTTCTACCGAAGCTTGTTGAATCATTCGCAAAAGACTCGGATTTGTGTCCTAGTGGTGTCATGGATATGATCCTAGAACCTCTACCTGAATCACTAAGGAAAAGAGTTAAGAAATGTCAGATTCCAAAATCCAAGAAGTGCATAGAATGGATTCCACATAACTTCAATTTTAGATATCTCATATCTAAGGATGTCTTAAAATGA
- the LOC11410642 gene encoding uncharacterized protein isoform X1: MGLEKSRENKMLGLRFTPRHNRSNSLPDNKKRVEGDNPDNHVEAFDRVKMDMGYVTECAKSRNKQSPKGEVHSTMKQEILQLERRLQDQFEVRSTLEKALGNRSSSLVHSNEKMMPKPATELIKEIAVLELEVVYLEQHLLSLYRKAFDKKLSSASPSTKEETVKHSPTTPEAPFVKPSMPEVLTKTECSTLQYNDHDELETLQNEHSRYEHQSLRKENDLDSRVYRCHSSLSQCTTFTRASLPEESLTKSLRTCHSQPLSMMEYIENSSNIISLAEHLGTRISDHVPVEPNKLSEDMVKCISAIYCKLADPPMIHPGLSSPSSSLSSASGFSIGDQGDMWSPRFKNNNSSFDVSLDNPFHVEGLKEFSGPYSTMVEISWIYKENQKSGDTKKLLQNYKSLISRLEEVDPGKLEHEEKLAFWINIHNALVMHAFLAYGIPQNNMKRVFLLLKAAYKVGGYTVSADTIQNTILRCRMSRPGQWLRLFFSSKTKFKTGDGRQAYALEHLEPLSHFALCSGNHSDPAVRAYTPKRVFQDLEVAKDEYIRATLGVRKDQKILLPKLVESFAKDSDLCPSGVMDMILEPLPESLRKRVKKCQIPKSKKCIEWIPHNFNFRYLISKDVLK, from the exons ATGGGACTTGAAAAGagtagagaaaataaaatgttaggACTTAGATTTACTCCAAGGCACAACCGTTCAAACag TCTTCCTGATAATAAGAAAAGAGTTGAAGGGGATAATCCAGATAATCATGTTGAGGCCTTTGATAGAGTGAAGATG GATATGGGCTACGTCACTGAATGTGCTAAATCAAGGAATAAACAAAGCCCTAAAGGTGAAGTCCATAGTACTATGAAGCAAGAG ATTCTACAACTAGAGAGAAGATTACAGGACCAGTTTGAGGTTAGATCCACTTTAGAAAAGGCACTTGGAAACAGATCTTCATCACTAGTCCATTCAAATGAAAAGATGATGCCTAAG CCAGCCACAGAACTGATTAAGGAAATTGCAGTGTTAGAGTTGGAGGTTGTGTATTTAGAACAACATCTTCTCTCCTTGTACAGAAAAGCTTTCGATAAAAAATTATCTTCGGCATCTCCATCTACCAAGGAGGAAACTGTAAAACATTCTCCGACAACACCTGAAGCACCATTTGTCAAACCTTCTATGCCTGAGGTCTTAACCAAAACTGAATGTTCTACGCTACAATATAACGACCATGATGAGCTCGAGACTTTGCAAAATGAACATAGTAGATATGAACATCAGAGTTTGAGGAAAGAAAATGACTTAGATTCTCGTGTTTATCGTTGTCATTCGTCATTATCACAGTGTACAACATTTACAAGAGCATCTCTTCCAGAAGAATCTTTAACGAAATCTCTGCGCACTTGTCATTCGCAGCCATTGTCCATGATGGAG TATATCGAAAACTCATCAAATATAATCAGTCTGGCTGAACATCTCGGTACGCGAATATCTGATCATGTTCCGGTGGAACCAAATAAACTTTCTGAGGATATGGTAAAATGCATATCAGCTATATATTGCAAGCTTGCAGACCCTCCTATGATACATCCTGGCCTTTCATCTCCCAGTTCGTCATTGTCCTCAGCGAGCGGCTTTTCTATTGGAGATCAAGGTGATATGTGGAGTCCAAGGTTCAAGAATAATAACTCCTCTTTTGATGTAAGTTTAGACAATCCTTTCCATGTTGAAGGACTCAAGGAGTTTAGTGGACCATACAGCACCATGGTTGAAATATCATGGATTTATAAAGAGAATCAGAAATCAGGTGATACAAAAAAGTTGCTTCAAAATTACAA GTCACTTATTTCTCGATTAGAAGAAGTAGATCCGGGAAAGTTGGAGCATGAGGAGAAGCTAGCTTTCTGGATCAACATACACAATGCATTGGTGATGCAT GCATTTTTGGCTTATGGCATTCCACAAAACAATATGAAAAGAGTATTTCTTCTTTTGAAG GCTGCATATAAAGTTGGAGGTTATACAGTTAGTGCAGACACAATACAAAATACTATACTTAGGTGTCGAATGTCTCGCCCTGGACAG TGGCTAcggttgtttttttcttcaaagacAAAATTCAAAACAGGAGATGGACGACAAGCATATGCATTGGAACATCTTGAGCCACTTTCACACTTTGCTCTATGTTCAGGAAACCATTCTGATCCAGCG GTACGTGCATATACACCAAAGAGGGTGTTTCAAGATCTAGAAGTAGCGAAAGACGAGTACATTCGAGCTACTTTAGGCGTACGAAAGGACCAAAAAATACTTCTACCGAAGCTTGTTGAATCATTCGCAAAAGACTCGGATTTGTGTCCTAGTGGTGTCATGGATATGATCCTAGAACCTCTACCTGAATCACTAAGGAAAAGAGTTAAGAAATGTCAGATTCCAAAATCCAAGAAGTGCATAGAATGGATTCCACATAACTTCAATTTTAGATATCTCATATCTAAGGATGTCTTAAAATGA